In uncultured Cohaesibacter sp., a genomic segment contains:
- the purN gene encoding phosphoribosylglycinamide formyltransferase — MSKAKKRTAILISGRGSNMTAILEAARNKDYPAEIALVLANNADAKGLETAASEGIATAVVDHRPYKGDREAFDAQIQTVLEAHDIELVVLAGFMRILTPGFVEKWHDRMLNIHPSLLPSFKGLHTHQRAIDSGCRLAGCTVHFVRADMDSGPIITQAAVPVLDGDDADSLAKRILVMEHKVYPRALALVAGDRTRVEGMRVIICEDEGDRQPQDRFLLH; from the coding sequence ATGTCAAAAGCCAAGAAGCGCACCGCGATCCTGATTTCAGGACGCGGCAGCAACATGACCGCCATTCTGGAAGCCGCAAGAAACAAAGACTACCCAGCCGAGATCGCCCTCGTTCTGGCCAACAATGCCGATGCCAAGGGGCTCGAAACGGCTGCAAGCGAAGGCATAGCCACCGCTGTCGTCGATCACCGCCCCTACAAGGGCGATCGCGAGGCCTTTGACGCACAAATCCAGACCGTTCTGGAAGCCCATGACATCGAACTGGTGGTTCTGGCCGGCTTCATGCGCATCCTGACGCCGGGCTTCGTGGAAAAATGGCATGACCGCATGCTCAACATTCACCCATCCCTGCTGCCATCCTTCAAGGGACTGCACACCCATCAGCGCGCCATCGACAGCGGCTGCCGCCTTGCCGGTTGCACCGTCCATTTCGTCCGCGCCGACATGGATTCAGGTCCCATCATCACTCAGGCCGCCGTGCCTGTGCTTGATGGCGATGATGCGGATAGTCTGGCAAAGCGCATCCTTGTTATGGAACATAAAGTCTATCCCCGCGCACTGGCGCTGGTCGCAGGCGATCGCACCAGAGTGGAAGGCATGCGCGTCATCATATGCGAAGATGAAGGCGACAGACAGCCGCAGGATCGCTTCCTGCTCCATTAA